One Bacteroidota bacterium DNA segment encodes these proteins:
- a CDS encoding 3-oxoacyl-ACP synthase, with amino-acid sequence MLQAIAELSAGAEGKSTAGDKHETAQAMAQLEQEKLAQQLTAVRTQRTQLERFHATVSGDAVAAGHLLDTNKGFIYLTVPLGKIKVAGQEVMVISPQSPLGVKLLGQKVGGRVQMNGVEFELRAVL; translated from the coding sequence ATGCTCCAGGCTATCGCCGAACTCAGTGCCGGCGCCGAAGGCAAAAGCACCGCCGGCGATAAACATGAAACGGCACAGGCCATGGCTCAACTGGAGCAGGAGAAGCTTGCGCAGCAACTCACCGCCGTGCGCACTCAGCGCACCCAGCTAGAACGCTTTCACGCCACAGTAAGCGGCGATGCTGTGGCAGCGGGCCACTTGCTGGATACCAACAAAGGCTTTATTTATTTGACCGTGCCGCTGGGCAAGATAAAAGTTGCAGGGCAGGAGGTAATGGTTATTTCGCCGCAATCGCCGCTGGGGGTGAAGCTGCTTGGGCAGAAGGTGGGCGGACGTGTGCAGATGAATGGGGTGGAGTTTGAATTGCGAGCGGTGCTTTAG
- a CDS encoding restriction endonuclease — protein sequence MAIPVENIYYLLCYAWNRIEDKDRIKISVDQSTTLPDLFAKVLISATKRLLKRGIDKNYINVTSETYGVKGKLLISDTLKQNIIHRQRTICSFDDFSADILPNQILFSTLNRLLKTDLLNHTLKKELFSLCRMWYGVSFIEITHHHFSQVRLHRNNSFYAFVMNICQIVFESTLPTEKKGNYQFSDFTRDEKKMALLFEAFVRNFYRIEKTRFSGARKEGIKWAFIPSDINDSAYLPEMQTDITLENENEKIIIDTKFYKETMNVNKSGDKLKPVNLYQLFSYLINQEDGSDKSLKATGMLLYPTINEDYRLNYMYKDHPIKVRTLNLNTHWTNIETCLLQIID from the coding sequence ATGGCCATTCCTGTAGAAAACATTTACTATCTTCTTTGCTATGCGTGGAACAGGATAGAAGATAAAGACCGGATAAAAATATCGGTAGATCAAAGTACTACGCTGCCTGATCTTTTCGCCAAAGTACTTATCAGTGCCACAAAAAGGTTATTGAAACGTGGGATTGATAAAAATTATATCAACGTTACTTCAGAAACGTACGGCGTGAAAGGTAAACTTCTGATTAGCGATACACTTAAACAAAATATCATCCATCGTCAACGAACAATATGCAGTTTCGATGATTTTTCGGCCGATATACTGCCCAATCAGATATTATTTTCCACACTTAACCGTCTTTTAAAAACAGACTTGTTAAACCACACGCTAAAAAAAGAATTGTTTTCACTTTGCCGGATGTGGTATGGTGTATCATTTATTGAGATTACGCATCATCATTTCAGTCAGGTAAGGCTGCACAGAAATAACAGTTTCTATGCTTTTGTCATGAATATATGTCAGATAGTTTTTGAGAGTACTTTGCCTACTGAAAAGAAAGGGAATTATCAGTTTTCTGATTTCACCCGCGATGAAAAGAAAATGGCACTCTTGTTTGAGGCTTTTGTACGTAATTTTTACCGGATTGAAAAGACACGTTTTTCCGGTGCCAGAAAAGAAGGAATTAAATGGGCATTTATTCCGTCTGATATAAACGACTCGGCCTATTTACCCGAAATGCAAACCGATATTACACTTGAAAATGAAAACGAAAAAATAATTATTGATACCAAGTTTTATAAGGAAACAATGAATGTAAATAAATCTGGCGATAAACTTAAACCGGTAAATTTATACCAGTTGTTTAGTTACCTGATTAATCAGGAGGATGGTTCAGATAAATCGTTGAAAGCAACAGGAATGCTTTTGTACCCGACTATTAATGAAGATTATCGGCTGAATTATATGTATAAAGATCATCCGATAAAGGTACGAACGCTAAATCTCAACACACATTGGACGAATATTGAAACGTGTTTATTGCAAATAATTGATTAA